From the genome of Blautia hydrogenotrophica DSM 10507:
CGAATGGCGCTGGCTGACCTGTTACGGTTACTGAAATGGATTTTGGGAAAGTTCTTGAAAAAACTTTTTCCTTTTGCTAAAATAGTTTGGTATTCAAAGTAATAATCCGGGAGGGATAAAGGATGATAGTGGAACCAAAAGTTAGGGAATATATTTGTACGACGGCGCATCCGGCAGGATGTGAGGAAAATGTGAGAGAGCAGATTGCCTATGTAAAAGCTCAAGGGCCGAAAGCGGGGCCTAAGAAGGTGTTGGTGATCGGAGCATCCACGGGCTATGGGCTGGCATCCCGCATCACGGCAGCCTTTGGATGTCAGGCGGCGACTCTGGGGATTATGTTTGAACGCCCGGCCAGTGGCAAGAGAACGGCGACGGCAGGCTGGTACAACACCGCGGCTTTTGAGAAATTTGCAACGCAGGACGGTCTCTATGCGAAGTCCATCAACGGAGACGCGTTTTCTGCTGAGGTGAAGAAACAGGCGATTGATATCATCCGCAGAGATTTGGGACAGGTGGACTTGGTGGTCTACAGTCTAGCGGCGCCTAGGAGATCGGCAGATGGAGTTACCTATTCTTCCACACTGAAGACGGTAGGCAGCCCTTTTACGGAAAAGAGTATTGATCTTAGAACCAATGAAATCGTGACGAAGAGTGTAGAGCCGGCCACAGACAAAGAGATCGAAGGAACCATAAAAGTCATGGGCGGAGAAGATTGGGAGGACTGGATAAAAGTGCTTCAAAAGGCAGGTGTTTTGGCGGAAAATGCAAAGACAGTGGCTTATTCCTATATTGGCCCTGAACTGACTTATCCGATATATACTCATGGAACCATCGGGCAGGCAAAGAATCATTTGCAGAAGACTGCTGAGAAGATGAACCAGGAGCTGAATGGGGTCACAGCGGTGGTCTCAGTAAATAAAGCTCTGGTGACGCAGGCGAGTTCAGCGATTCCGATTGTGCCCTTGTACCTGTCAATTCTCTATAAGATCATGAAGGAGCAGGGTAGCCATGAGGATTGCATTCGGCAAATGGACCGTCTATTCCGCACAAAGCTTTTGGAGAATCCCATGCCGGTGGACCAAGAAGGAAGGATTCGCATGGACGATTGGGAGTTGGACGAGAAAGTGCAGGCTGAGGTGATGAAGGTCTGGGCAATGATGTCAACGGAAAATCTGAAAGAGGTCTCCGATATCGACGGATATTGGGAGGACTTCTACAAGATGTTCGGATTTCGCTTTGAACAGGTGGATTACAGCCAAGACGTGGATGTGGACGTGAGAATTCCGAGTTTAGAAGAAAATTGAATCTGTATCGAGAAAGAGGACAGTCTGGAAAAGGACTGTCCTTTTTGTAATAAGAAAGAAAACTTTCTCCCATTCGATTGAAGTTTAGAGCTTTCCGATCTCCTTTAAAATTCCTAAGGTCACTTCCAATTCCTCTTCTGTAGCGGGAGCCAAAGGGCGGCGGCTAGGGCCGATCTTGACACCTGAGACTTTTTCCACAGCAGGTCTAAGGATGGAGTTAGGGAGGATTCTTCCGTTTTGTCCGCAGGACTTGCAGAAGCGATACAACGGTTCGAAGCTGTTTTTGGCATCCTCGTTTCGTCCCTCCTCGAAGGCTTTGAATATTTCACGAATCTCTTTTCCGAAGATATGAGCGCCTCCGGTGACAATACCCATGGCACCCTGGATGATGGTGGGTAGCAGCATGATATCGTCGCCGTTGAAGACCACGAATTCTGGATTCACATCGCGGGTGGCCAGCAGGAAGTCTGTCACCTGAGTGGGATTTACCCCGGCTTCGTCTTTGATGCCGATGATGTTGTCAATTTTGGCCAGTTCGTGTACCACTTCCGCCTCCATATTGATACCTACGAAAATAGGGATGTTGTATAGCATGATTTTGCAGGTGGTACTTTCAGCCACTGCTTTGAAGTGGGTGTAAACTCCGTCCATGGTAGGCTTATTGTAGAATGGGCAAACAACCATAGCCAGCTCGATTCCCAGCTTTTCAGCCGCTTTTGTCAGTGCGATGGTTTCTTTTGTGGAAGCACATCCGGTGCCGGCGATGACAGGAACACGTCCGTCGGCGGCTTTCAGAGCAGTCTCCATCAGTTTCACGCGTTCGTCAAAGGTGAGCAGGGATGCTTCGCCGGTGGTACCGGTCACAATGACGGAATCACAGGAGCCTGTCTCAATCAGATAATGGATGAGCTGTGCATAGGCCTCATAATTGACCTTTTCATTTTCATCGTAAGGTGTGAGAACAGGTACCAATACCTTTCCATATTTCTTAGTGAATTCTTCTCTTGTCATGTTTCATTTCCTCCTTTTGAGTTTTAGGCACTCTCTTTCTGAGAGGGCATTTGATAAATTGATTGATGAATTTTTAATATTCATCAGATGAATTTATGATATATCAAGAAAAAAGAAAAATCAATAGTTACTTTTTCATAAAACAAGTTTACATTTCTTATGAAATATCACGATTAATTTTCTGCTCAAAACAGAAAATATTTATATGAATTTTGTTAATTATAGAAAACATACAAAAGTTAAAACGCTTTTTTGTCAGAAACATCGAAACGCAAGAGAATAAAAGACATCTGTTGCAAGAATTCCGTGGTCGTCCTATAATAGACACAGTCATCGGATAACATTTTTGGTTTTCAAGAAAATCATCAGATAACATTGACAATTAAGTGTGATGTGATATGATTACTCATATAAAAGTTACCGGAACCTATGAAAAAGACAGGTTCCGGAGGAATAGCTTATAACATTGTACGGATTGGAGAGTGGGATACTGATGAAAAAAGAGAGAGAAATCAATGTAATTGATAATGTGGCGGGAGAGTTGATACAGCGTATCAAAGATGGGGTGTATTCCATAGGAGATAAGCTTCCTACAGAGAAAGAGCTGTGTCAGATGTTTGAGGTGAGCCGGTCAACGCTCCGGGAGGCGATCAGTATCGTCCGGGCCAAGGGCTATATCGAGACACGGCATGGAAGTGGCTCCTATGTCATCGCCACCAATGTGGAGACCAAAGAGAGTGTCGAAGAGTGGTTTGCGCTTCGAAAATCGCAGCTGAATGATTTTTTTGAGGTCCGCTGTACCGTGGAGGTCATGAATATCAGGTATGCGATTATGCGTAGAACTGACGAGGATATTGAGAGAATCAAACAGATTCACAATGCGTTTGAAAATGCGATCATGAGGGGAGACGCGGAAAAAATGTCTGTCCTAGATGAGAAATTCCACATGGAGCTGGCGCGCGTCAGCGGAAATTCTCTGCTGATCGAGATGAACCGCATCATTGCAAAGGCATTGCGTCCATATCGCAGAAAGTCCTTTGGAATTTCTGAAAACGCGATTCATGCGCTGGTTCCCCACGGCAAAATTATTCAGGCATTGGAGGAAAGAGACCTCGGCGCAGGAGTACAGGCGGTGGAGGAACACATCGACGGGTCTTTGGCCGACATTGCAGCGGCGGCGGAGAAGAGCGGGGACGAGAGAGAAAGCAGTGAGGTGGATGTAACAAAATAACGTAGACAGTGATCGTCATTCTTCCTCGGAGATGGGCACGAAAAGCCGGTGAAGCAGCAAATTTACGAGAAAAAGATGCTTTACAGGCTGTGAACAGGCAGCAAGGAGCCGAAGTGGGCTTGTCTGCTTTGTTTAAGTCTGGAAGGAGTCTGAAAAGATGGGAGGAGAATGACATGAAGAAAAAACTGGTGGGGATTGCGTTATGTGCGGTTCTAATGCTGAATGCGGCAGCCTGCGGGACGAACGAGACTCCAGATGTGGTGAAAATTGGGTTCGCAGGGACACTTTCAGGGGAGAATGCACTTGTGGGACAGTACCAGAAAAACGCGATTAAAGTGGTGGAAAATGAGTTAGCCGAAAATGATGGGTGTATTGAGATTATGGGAAAACCAGTGAAGGTGGAGATTGTTCTCGAGGACACTGAGGCAAAGGCTGACACCTGCACGAATGTTTATAGAAAGTTTATTGATGACTATGATTGTACTGCGATTGTCGGTCCCAATGAGAGCTCTAGTGCACTGGCAGCATGCCCGGTAGCTCAGGAGGCGGAAGTGCCTACAGTGGCAGTTTTTGCCACCAATGAAGAGGTGACAAACGTCGGAGACTACATTTTCCGTGCCTGCTATGTGGACGATTTTCAAGGAAAAGTTGCCGCGTCGTTTGCGATTTCTGAATTGAAGGCAAAGACAGCGGCGGTCTTGTTCAGCAATGCAGATGCTTACTCGAAATATTTGAAAGACGCCTTTGTAGAGGAATTCGAGGCGAAGGGCGGTGAAGTTGTGGCTATCGAGCAGTATGCTGGAGCCGATGTAAAAGACTTCAATGCTCAGCTTATCAACATCGCTGCAAAAAAACCGGAAGTCTTGTTTTTGCCCAACCAGGTGGGTGAGCTTCCCCTTCAGATACAGCAGGCCCGTCAGATGGGAATTACAGCTTCGTTCCTGGGCGGAGATTCCTGGGATTTGAATACGCTGGTGGAGGTAGCCGGAGAAGATATGGTGGAAGGCGCCTACTATGTGGCTCCGTTCAGCAGTTCGGACAGCAGCGAGGCGGCTCAGTCCTGGGTTGAGGCTTACAATGAAGTAGCCGGTGAGAATCCAGGGTCCCACGCGACCTTGGCGTATGAAGCTTTACATATTGTTCTAGATGCACTTACCAAAATCGAGACCTTCGAGGGCTCCGCTTTGCGGGATGCCCTATTTGAAACAGATATGGTTCTGCCATCAGGTAGAGTCACGATGGATGAGAACGGAGACCCAGAAAAAGGGGCTGTGATTCTTCAGTATCAAGGTGGAGTCGGAGAATACGTGACGACGATCGCCGCAGAGCAGAAGGAATAGTTGCCTGAAAAATATCTGTGTGGCAAAAAAAATTCTCGCTGCTGCTGGCAGTCTGTTGAAGAAAAGTCAACGGCAGCGAAGACGCGGGAGGTATGATTTATGGTACAAGTCGTGCAGCTTTTAGTGTATGGCCTTCAGGTGGGCAGTATCTATGCCCTGCTGGCAATCGGCTATACACTGGTCTATGGAATTATCAAAATGATTAACCTGGCACATGCGGATTTTATGATGTTAGGGGCATTTACAGCTCTGTTTCTCTGTCAGTGGCTGACAAGCTCCGGTGTCGTGTTGTGGTTGTCTATTCTTATCGCACTGCTGACAATGGCAATTGTCGGCTTGATTGGGGTTTTCGTGGAACGGGTGGCGTACAAGCCTCTGCGTAATCGGCCGACTCTGTCAAGTCTGGTTGCAGCCATTGGCGTCAGTATGTTTCTACAAAATTTCCTGCGCTGTATTCCGGCAGTAGGGCCGACTCCTCAGGCATTTCCTGTCATGTTTACGTCGGGAAGCCTCTCTTTGGGGCCAATCACTGTCTCAGCGATTCAGATCGTCGTGATCGGTGTGTCCTGCGTGCTGATGGCGTTTATGCAGTTTTTGGTCTCCAAGACTGCTATCGGAAAACAGATGGTGGCAGTCTCCTGTGATAAGGATGCCTCCGCACTTATGGGAATCAATGTGAACAAGGTGATCTCCATCACTTTTTGCATTGGCTCCGCTCTGGCGGCAGTCTGCGGAATTCTCTATGCCAGTGTCTATCCTTCTATCCATGTCTATATGGCTACGACCATTGGAAATAAGGCATTTATCTCAGCAGTGCTTGGTGGAATCGGAAACATCAAAGGAGCTATGCTAGGTGGTCTTTTGCTGGGAATGATCGAGGTTATGTTACAGTCCTTTGACTCGAGTATTTCCTACGGGGCGTCCTTTGTGATTTTAATCCTGGTTCTTCTGTACAGACCAGCAGGTTTACTGGGAACTACTGTTACAGAAAAAGTGTGAGGTGGCCATATGAGTAGAGTAAAAGGATGGATGAAACGAGAGTACCTGATTTTTATTGGTCTGTATTTGTTGGTACTTATCTTAAACTATACCGGAGTGATAAACAATTACTTGCTTCAAGTCATCATGCTGGCGGGGGTGAACATCATTGTTACGCTGAGTCTGAATCTGGTAAATGGGGTCACAGGGCTGTTCTCTATCGGACATGCGGGATTTATGGCTGTCGGTGCCTATGTAGCTGCGGTGATCTCCACGACGCTTATGTCGGCTTTGGAAATTTCGTCTAAAGATTTCCTGGCAAATGGGATTCTGCTGCTGGCACTGATCGGCGGCGGTCTTGTTGCCGCAGGTGGAGGTTTTTTGATCGCGCGTCCTACTTTAAAGGTAAAAGGAGATTATCTGGCGATTGTCACCTTGGGATTTGGTGAGATTATCCGTTCTGTGATTCGGCTGATTGATTATGTAGGAGGAGCGAGGGGAATGATCGGCATTCCAAAGATTACCAATTTCACCTGGGTGTTTCTGGTGGTGCTGTTGGCAGTGTACTCGTCCAGGAATTTTATAAAATCCACTTATGGTCGTTCCTGTCTGGCGATACGGGAAAATGAGATTGCGGCGGAGGCCATGGGGACGGATGCAAGAAAATATAAGACCATTGCGTTTACTTTTTCAGCTTTCTGGGCTGGAATCGGCGGCGGTCTGTTTGCTCATCTGTTGATGTTTATCAGCCCGGATACCTTCGCCTATTCAAAATCCACAGATCTTCTGGTATATCTGTACGCTGGAGGCGTGGGGACCATCACAGGAGCTGCTGCTGGAGCGTTTTTGATGACGCTACTGCCAGAGCTATTAAGATTCCTGGATGATTGGAGATTGGTGATCTATGCCTTAGTATTGCTGTATGTGATTATCTGGCGTCCTTACGGAATCAGTGGAGGAAGAGAACTGAAGTTTTTGGGAATCCAGACATTTACGGGCAAAGATCGATCTTTGTGGTCAAGGTTACGGAAAAGGAAGAAGGAGGCAACACAGCGATGAGTGTTTTGGAGGCAAAAAATGTGGGAATTACCTTTGGTGGTCTAAGAGCGGTCAACGACTTTAACCTCACATTGGAGCAGGGAGAACTTGTGGCGATCATTGGGCCAAATGGGGCGGGAAAGACTACAAGCTTTAATATGCTGACCGGAATCTATAAACCCACAGACGGGGACATTTTGATCGAAGGTCAGTCGATCTTAAAAAAACAGCCCCATGAAATCAGCGCGATGGGAGTAGCCCGAACTTTCCAAAATATCCGTCTGTTTGGCAAGTTGAGTGTGCTGGACAATGTAAAGGTGGCTATGAAGTGCAAGACCACCTATGGGTTTGCAGACGCGATTTTCCGTACCCAGAAATACAGAAGGGAAGAACAGATGATTGAGGAAAAAGCGTCGGAGCTGCTAGAGCTGTTTCACATGGAAAAGATCAGCGGCCTTCAGGCAGGGAACCTGCCTTATGGGGAACAGAGAAAACTAGAGATCATCCGTGCATTGGGTACTGACCCAAAGATTTTATTTTTGGATGAACCGGCAGCGGGAATGAATCAGGTGGAGATTGAGGACGTGATGAATGTGATTGCTCAGGTAAGGCAGAAGTTTGATATTACAGTGCTTTTGATCGAACATCACATGAGCATGGTGATGAAAATCGCTGAGAGAATCAAGGTTTTGGATTTTGGGGAAACCATCGCGGAAGGAGCTCCGGAGGAGATTCAAAAGAACCCCTATGTCATTGAGGCCTATTTGGGAAAGGGGGAGAGTGGACAGTGATAAAACTAAAAGTAGAAAATTTGTCGGTCTCCTATGGGGCGATCAATGCAGTGCGCGGCGTTAGTTTTGAGGTGAATGAAGGAGAAATTGTGGCGCTGATTGGAGCCAATGGAGCGGGAAAGACTACGATTCTGCGCACGATCACGGGACTGGAACGGGCAAAAGGCGGGTCCATTTTTTTTGAAGGAAAGGAGATTATTCGCCAGAAAGCCTATATCACGGCACAAAAAGGAATTGCCCATGTGCCGGAGGGACGCAGAATCTTTACAGAGCTGTCGGTGTACGACAATTTGATGATGGCTGCGCAGCGCCGCAAGGAGGGAGTGAAGGAGAGTTTAGAAAATGTCTATGATATTTTTCCGCGGCTGAAGGAGAGACGGACGCAGCCAGCAGGAACTCTCTCTGGGGGCGAGCAGCAGATGCTTGCCGTGGGCCGCGCGCTGATGACGACTTCGTCTTTGGTGCTTTTGGATGAACCGTCTATGGGACTGGCGCCCATTGTGGTGAATGAAATTTTTGCAGTAATCAGACGGATTAATGAGCAGGGCAGGACGGTTCTCTTAGTGGAACAAAATGCGCAGATGGCATTGGCGACGGCTCACCGGGCTTATGTGTTGGAGACCGGAAAGGTGACGAAGAGTGGGGATGCGAAAAAACTATTGGCGGACCCTTCCATCAAGGAAGCTTATCTAGGATGCTGAGTACAAAGACACAAAAAAGACAGAGATTAAAAAAGGAGTATGGAAGAATGAGCTTATCTTATCAACAAATGTTTGAACAGACAAAAGGTGTAATCAGCCTGCTTCCCACTCATTTTAACAGGGATGAGTCGTTGGATTTGGGGGCAATGAGAGAGACGGCAGAGTATGCCTGCCAGCAGTTAAAGGGCCATGATGGGGCGATTATGATCGCAGGGAGCACCTCGGAATTTTATGCGATGACGGATGAAGAGACGCTGCAAATGATTGACGCGGTGGTCAAGACTGTGAACGGAAGAGCTCCCGTGATCGCAGGAACTGGCCGCGCGGCGACGAGGCTGACTGTCGACATCAGTAAAAGAGCGCAGGAACTGGGAATTGACTGTGCTCTGGTCTCGAATCCTTATTATATGCAGGTCACGGATGAGGGGCTTTACCGGCATTTCTCCATGATTGCTGAGGCTTTGGATATCGGAATCATGATCTATAACAACCCTTCCACTTCGAAGATGTTCGTACCACCACACATTATGGGACGGCTTTCTAAGCTTCCCAACATCATTGCGTCCAAGGAGAACGCTACGACCATTGAAAAATATTATTGGATGAGAGCAAAGACAGACTCCAAGGAGTTTAAGGTGTGCTGTGGAATTGGGCATCTGAACTATATGTATGAAGCCCCCTTTGGTTGTCCAGCTATGGTGACGGAATTGATGCTATTGGCGCCGGAATTGATTTTCGCCTTTTACGATGCTTGCCAGAAAAAGGAGTTTCAGGAGGCGAACCGGTTGATGGACTGTGTGATTCCTTACCATGAGTTCATTGCGGACTGTGTTGCCAGAAGAAACATTCCGTCCACCAATGACCCGGAGATCGGCGGTCGGGCGACTGCGCTGTACCAGTCCGTATTAAAATGTGCCATGGAGCTTCGGGGCCTGCCGGGCGGTGTAGTCAGAGAACCTCTGGAAAACTTGACGGGACCGGAAATCGACGAATTAAGAGCAGTCATGGAACGATGCGGATGGATTTGAATCTTTATGTTATAGGAAAGACAGCGGGGCAGGATTCTTTTTATTTCGTAGGAAATTGAGTTCCTATGGAACAAAAACGCTTCGCCAAGGATGCGCACGCCGCAATAAAGTAGTTCACCACATAGCGGCGTGAGGCGGAGCGCAAAATGGACTGTACCCCTCAAAGATTGAGGGGATGGGGAGCTAAAGTGGGCTTGCTCACTTTGT
Proteins encoded in this window:
- the fabV gene encoding enoyl-ACP reductase FabV; translated protein: MIVEPKVREYICTTAHPAGCEENVREQIAYVKAQGPKAGPKKVLVIGASTGYGLASRITAAFGCQAATLGIMFERPASGKRTATAGWYNTAAFEKFATQDGLYAKSINGDAFSAEVKKQAIDIIRRDLGQVDLVVYSLAAPRRSADGVTYSSTLKTVGSPFTEKSIDLRTNEIVTKSVEPATDKEIEGTIKVMGGEDWEDWIKVLQKAGVLAENAKTVAYSYIGPELTYPIYTHGTIGQAKNHLQKTAEKMNQELNGVTAVVSVNKALVTQASSAIPIVPLYLSILYKIMKEQGSHEDCIRQMDRLFRTKLLENPMPVDQEGRIRMDDWELDEKVQAEVMKVWAMMSTENLKEVSDIDGYWEDFYKMFGFRFEQVDYSQDVDVDVRIPSLEEN
- the dapA gene encoding 4-hydroxy-tetrahydrodipicolinate synthase, with the translated sequence MTREEFTKKYGKVLVPVLTPYDENEKVNYEAYAQLIHYLIETGSCDSVIVTGTTGEASLLTFDERVKLMETALKAADGRVPVIAGTGCASTKETIALTKAAEKLGIELAMVVCPFYNKPTMDGVYTHFKAVAESTTCKIMLYNIPIFVGINMEAEVVHELAKIDNIIGIKDEAGVNPTQVTDFLLATRDVNPEFVVFNGDDIMLLPTIIQGAMGIVTGGAHIFGKEIREIFKAFEEGRNEDAKNSFEPLYRFCKSCGQNGRILPNSILRPAVEKVSGVKIGPSRRPLAPATEEELEVTLGILKEIGKL
- a CDS encoding FadR/GntR family transcriptional regulator, coding for MKKEREINVIDNVAGELIQRIKDGVYSIGDKLPTEKELCQMFEVSRSTLREAISIVRAKGYIETRHGSGSYVIATNVETKESVEEWFALRKSQLNDFFEVRCTVEVMNIRYAIMRRTDEDIERIKQIHNAFENAIMRGDAEKMSVLDEKFHMELARVSGNSLLIEMNRIIAKALRPYRRKSFGISENAIHALVPHGKIIQALEERDLGAGVQAVEEHIDGSLADIAAAAEKSGDERESSEVDVTK
- a CDS encoding ABC transporter substrate-binding protein, translated to MKKKLVGIALCAVLMLNAAACGTNETPDVVKIGFAGTLSGENALVGQYQKNAIKVVENELAENDGCIEIMGKPVKVEIVLEDTEAKADTCTNVYRKFIDDYDCTAIVGPNESSSALAACPVAQEAEVPTVAVFATNEEVTNVGDYIFRACYVDDFQGKVAASFAISELKAKTAAVLFSNADAYSKYLKDAFVEEFEAKGGEVVAIEQYAGADVKDFNAQLINIAAKKPEVLFLPNQVGELPLQIQQARQMGITASFLGGDSWDLNTLVEVAGEDMVEGAYYVAPFSSSDSSEAAQSWVEAYNEVAGENPGSHATLAYEALHIVLDALTKIETFEGSALRDALFETDMVLPSGRVTMDENGDPEKGAVILQYQGGVGEYVTTIAAEQKE
- a CDS encoding branched-chain amino acid ABC transporter permease codes for the protein MVQVVQLLVYGLQVGSIYALLAIGYTLVYGIIKMINLAHADFMMLGAFTALFLCQWLTSSGVVLWLSILIALLTMAIVGLIGVFVERVAYKPLRNRPTLSSLVAAIGVSMFLQNFLRCIPAVGPTPQAFPVMFTSGSLSLGPITVSAIQIVVIGVSCVLMAFMQFLVSKTAIGKQMVAVSCDKDASALMGINVNKVISITFCIGSALAAVCGILYASVYPSIHVYMATTIGNKAFISAVLGGIGNIKGAMLGGLLLGMIEVMLQSFDSSISYGASFVILILVLLYRPAGLLGTTVTEKV
- a CDS encoding branched-chain amino acid ABC transporter permease, which encodes MSRVKGWMKREYLIFIGLYLLVLILNYTGVINNYLLQVIMLAGVNIIVTLSLNLVNGVTGLFSIGHAGFMAVGAYVAAVISTTLMSALEISSKDFLANGILLLALIGGGLVAAGGGFLIARPTLKVKGDYLAIVTLGFGEIIRSVIRLIDYVGGARGMIGIPKITNFTWVFLVVLLAVYSSRNFIKSTYGRSCLAIRENEIAAEAMGTDARKYKTIAFTFSAFWAGIGGGLFAHLLMFISPDTFAYSKSTDLLVYLYAGGVGTITGAAAGAFLMTLLPELLRFLDDWRLVIYALVLLYVIIWRPYGISGGRELKFLGIQTFTGKDRSLWSRLRKRKKEATQR
- a CDS encoding ABC transporter ATP-binding protein, whose product is MSVLEAKNVGITFGGLRAVNDFNLTLEQGELVAIIGPNGAGKTTSFNMLTGIYKPTDGDILIEGQSILKKQPHEISAMGVARTFQNIRLFGKLSVLDNVKVAMKCKTTYGFADAIFRTQKYRREEQMIEEKASELLELFHMEKISGLQAGNLPYGEQRKLEIIRALGTDPKILFLDEPAAGMNQVEIEDVMNVIAQVRQKFDITVLLIEHHMSMVMKIAERIKVLDFGETIAEGAPEEIQKNPYVIEAYLGKGESGQ
- a CDS encoding ABC transporter ATP-binding protein, whose translation is MIKLKVENLSVSYGAINAVRGVSFEVNEGEIVALIGANGAGKTTILRTITGLERAKGGSIFFEGKEIIRQKAYITAQKGIAHVPEGRRIFTELSVYDNLMMAAQRRKEGVKESLENVYDIFPRLKERRTQPAGTLSGGEQQMLAVGRALMTTSSLVLLDEPSMGLAPIVVNEIFAVIRRINEQGRTVLLVEQNAQMALATAHRAYVLETGKVTKSGDAKKLLADPSIKEAYLGC
- a CDS encoding dihydrodipicolinate synthase family protein, which translates into the protein MSLSYQQMFEQTKGVISLLPTHFNRDESLDLGAMRETAEYACQQLKGHDGAIMIAGSTSEFYAMTDEETLQMIDAVVKTVNGRAPVIAGTGRAATRLTVDISKRAQELGIDCALVSNPYYMQVTDEGLYRHFSMIAEALDIGIMIYNNPSTSKMFVPPHIMGRLSKLPNIIASKENATTIEKYYWMRAKTDSKEFKVCCGIGHLNYMYEAPFGCPAMVTELMLLAPELIFAFYDACQKKEFQEANRLMDCVIPYHEFIADCVARRNIPSTNDPEIGGRATALYQSVLKCAMELRGLPGGVVREPLENLTGPEIDELRAVMERCGWI